The Pan paniscus chromosome 21, NHGRI_mPanPan1-v2.0_pri, whole genome shotgun sequence region ccatctcaaaaaacaaacaaaaaaactggcttaaaaaaaaaaatctgtaagggtggggggagggtctccagaaaagaataaaatttttaaaaattggctttatATAATGTCTGACTATACTTTTATTCTAAAAACTCTGTGACATAAGGCtggtaaacagaaagaaaaatccaaCAAGGACTTACTTGACCGTAGGACATATTaagatgtttattatttactAAGAGTAACATGTATACATTTGCAGTAATTTGTACAATCCAACTACATTACAATTCACAGTAACATACACTAGCTCTAACCTGCCTTGGATACAATTAAGTCTCCTCAACACACTATTTTATCGCCAAACTTACATTCTGGCTTTTATAATCATTTTGCAACACCTGGTACAGTATACACCTATAGCTTTGCCATAGAAATGCCCCTAAATGCCCTTCAGAGAGCAGAGGTGAATACTTTCTCATGAAGAAACGCCAACTTTTCTAAGCGAGTTCGTTTCAGTAGTGGGAGCCATTCCCAGTAGGATAACTCTACCACACGGTAGCCAAGCCGAGCCAGCTGCCGCCTCTTCATATTGTGCAGTCCAAGGAGATCCCTGGAGCCATAGCAATACTGGTTCCTGTTTGTGAACTGAACAGCCAGCTTCATTCTTGGGGTCTGCATGCAGGCTGGGGGGCACAGGCCAGCCATCTCCATGGCCCCTGATTTATCTGCTACATTGCAAAGGAAGCCCCCCAGAGGTACAGCTGCCTTATTCTCTAACTCCATGGGCTGCTGCCCAGGCTCTGACTCAGTTTTGCCCTGGAAATGTCCTCTTGCTTTCCCTTTTAGTAACTTATTCATCAAATCATCTGTAAGGCTGACTCCCACATGCTCAAGCCTTAATTTGGCTACATTTTCAGCCAGTGTGGCTTCTCTATTAAATGGTAATGGCTTCAGGTTAACATCAAGCTGGACCTCTAAGTCAGAAGATCGGGTATGAGGCAAAATCATATGGTGCTTGACGTACTGGGGCCCCCCCAGCATGGTCTCCAGTAAAAAGACAGTTTCTAAGAATTCAGGCTTTGAATTCATATCCTTCTCTGCTAAATACCACAGCAATTCAGACCCCTCTTGCTGAAGGTGAGTACTAAGACGATTGCCTCTGTAATCTGGACACTCAATGCCAACTGTACCATCGAGGGTATATAGTTCCTTAAGGAGGTCAAACTTAGTTCTCTCCTGAGCTAACCTGACAAACCCTGGACTGAGAGCAAAATCAATTAACTCTACTGGAAAGTACTCCAAAAATGCCAGGCCCAGCAGGCAGGTGGGCAGGTGTTCTGGGTACTGGTTGAATTCAGGCATCTTTCTGTGAATCTCATTTATCAGGCTGGAGTAAAATTCTTCTGCATTGGGTGGCTTATAATTCAGAGTTCCAAATGACCACAGAATCTTGGCAACATCTTTACTTCGACAGTGTGCCACTCTAGGAGGCAAAGACGCAGCCACTGCATTCATTACTCCTTCATTCAGGAAGCGTAAGGCCGAGCAGTAAAGAGTCAGGTGCATGACACCTTGAACTCCCAGGGAAGGAATTCGCTGAGGAGCAATCTCTCCAATCTGCTTCATGAAATTGATGTGATCCACGTGAGTGAAAcggaacattttaacaatattcactAAGGAGTGACTACTCAGATGCTGAATGTTAGCACAAGCCAAGTCTCCAATTTTCCGCATGACAAATTCAGAGAGATTAGTACTTGATTTAAAGAACCCCAAACAGATGGTACCAACCTCCTCTAAATTGATCAAATCTATATATTTAAGGATCAATGATTCCAATTTTTGCATTAGGTCCTGGGATACCTGACGATTTTCACCTATAACATAAATTAAGTGAACTAGCTGAGACAAGGATAGATCCTTCCAGTGCAAATTAAGATAactagaaaaaatgtttaaaaacctaGGTACTTTGCGGCCTAAGTACCTCCAGAGATCAGCCACCAAAAGGAGCTGATCCATATTCATCTCCCATACCTGATGGCAACACTTGGTCTCATACACATCTAGCATTGAATGGGAGTGAGGGATTCCTAAAATGACAAAAGCTTTCAAAACATTGATCAGATCTTGGGTATCAAAGAGCTGTATCTTCTTCACACTCAGCTGGCAGAGCAGAGCAAAGCTGGTACTGCCCAGCAAGACAGGATGCTGCTCTGCAGGCAAAGAGCTCAGCTTACACAAATAATCAACAATGACTTGAGCCTGAAGATTATTTTGATTAACTCTGACTTTGTGCAAAATTAGTTCACCTTCTAAAACAGACAGGAGCTGAGAAGTCTCAGACGCATTATAGCTGTGAACACGGTATTCTGGTCTTAGCTGTAGGAAAACTCGCATGTTTTCAAAGGAATCAAACACTTCTACGTCCTCTTCATCAACTCCTGTGGCCCTGGGTGAGCCCAGCTGCAATGTACTGGCCTTAGAGGAAGAAGTCTTGCTGAATTCCAAACCTGGGCGGGCACTGCTGGTTGTCAGGATTCTCCGAGAAGAGAAGGTGCTACCTATGTTCTTAACTTTTTTGGCAGAATGGCAGAGGCTAATGTGTTCTGGAGGGTCCTGTCCCCCATGCTGTGTGCTGCTCACATTCCAGTATGACACACTTCGGAGTGCACCAAAGGCAGAAGGACTGCAAAATGCTCGGTATCTTAAAAGCTTTAATGACTTGAGAGTAGCTGCCATTCTGGTGTCAGTATTGATCTCTTTGGCAGTCAGAATACAGTCCTCACAGATTTGACCAGGCAATTTCTTGTTTATATGGTGCTTGATTAGAGCTGGATGGGGAGGTGTTCCACAAAAACTGCCTGGAAATCTTCGGCATATCACAAGAGCCAGGGATCACAAATGACTGGGTCAGAATTGGTGCCAGATACTGAAAAAAGGGTAGATGAAGAATGAGTGGCTTCTACCTATAAAAGCATCCAAATTTACACATTATAAAAAACAGGTTGAAACTACACTGCTGTCTACTCAAGTAAGTTCAATGCTAGTAAATGCCCAAACCACATGACAGCATATATCAAGGATAAATTCTGCGCTCTGTGTAAAGGCCTAGGAAAACCCCCAACCCAGGGTACCCGTGGGCAGTTCCTGGACTGCTGCTCACCAGACTTCCTTCACTGTACAAGGCAAGCAGTGACAGCTAAAGAAGAGACGGTGTTCCGCTAACATTTGATAGGAAGAAGGAAGGCAGATTTCTAGAAAGAAGGCTGGGAACAAAAGTGAGCAACTCCTTCCATCTCTTTGATATCAAGGCAAACAGGTCCTACCTGAAGAATGTTTATAAAAACTGCTATGCTAACAGCACTAAGTAAAAAGTGGGATCTGGTATAAAAGATAATTAGTTGGCTGGgtgtgggtggctcacgcctgtaatgccagcactttgggaggccgaggcaggcagatcacttgaggtcaggagttcaagaccagcctggccaacaaggcgaaatcccgtctctattaaaaatacaaaaaattacccaggtgtggcagcacacacctgtaatcccagctactcaggaggctgaggcaggagaaccccttgaacctgggaggcagaggttgcggtgagccaagaccgtgccactgcactccagcctaggcgaaaaagtgagactccatctcaaaaaaaaaaaaaagatttaattagtTATACCTACGATAACGCTCCCTGTTCTTATAGCGCAAAACTGTTAATTCCAAAATTCTGTCATTCTAATgctgttcttttactttttagaagATGCCTACTCTCctcttcaggaagcttacaacaGAATTTGAGTCACTATTACAGAGTAGTCACAGAGTAATGGTGTTATTAGAAAGTATACTAAAAAACTCACTCATTTTGGTGGGAGAAAGCAGAAGGTTGAGGGTCTGCTCACTGTCACTTCACGGGTGGGAAGCAAAGAGTACCCCAAAGCTGGGCTCAGGGTTCAGGGAACGCCAATTGACGCAACTGCCCCGCTGACATCTTCTGGAGAAGACAGCTTAGCAATGTTTCCAGTGAGTCTTTATTCTGCCTGTGAGCAGTATAATGCCCATTTTTCTCCCATGGCAGAAACCATGAGAGACTATGAAATTGATTCTGCTGTGCTCTCGCTTTCCTTAatgcttattctttttctttccacttaAGTGCCAAAGCCTGACAAGCAAGACCCAAGGAGACCTGAGTTGTCAACTGATGTACCAGACAGGGCTGTTGCTGCAGAAAACTCCATAAAAGTTCCAAGGGTGCCAGAATGATTTTCTGAAATGCCTGCCTAACTCTGCTGTCAGCCACTTTCTTCCAGAGCCCATAGCACATCATCATTTAGTTCATCAAAGAACAGCAGGGCAGGGCAGTGGCTCTGTTCCAGTAGCCCAGCTACACAGGCTTCTCTAGATGGCAGGAACATATGTATGAATTTCTGGTGAATCAGAGCAGAATTCTCTCACACTAAATTTTTATACACTTGGTTCTTTACTGTGGCTTGTGgaccattctttttttcttttttgagacagtctcactctgtcacccaggttggagtatagtggcatg contains the following coding sequences:
- the FASTKD5 gene encoding FAST kinase domain-containing protein 5, mitochondrial, translating into MAATLKSLKLLRYRAFCSPSAFGALRSVSYWNVSSTQHGGQDPPEHISLCHSAKKVKNIGSTFSSRRILTTSSARPGLEFSKTSSSKASTLQLGSPRATGVDEEDVEVFDSFENMRVFLQLRPEYRVHSYNASETSQLLSVLEGELILHKVRVNQNNLQAQVIVDYLCKLSSLPAEQHPVLLGSTSFALLCQLSVKKIQLFDTQDLINVLKAFVILGIPHSHSMLDVYETKCCHQVWEMNMDQLLLVADLWRYLGRKVPRFLNIFSSYLNLHWKDLSLSQLVHLIYVIGENRQVSQDLMQKLESLILKYIDLINLEEVGTICLGFFKSSTNLSEFVMRKIGDLACANIQHLSSHSLVNIVKMFRFTHVDHINFMKQIGEIAPQRIPSLGVQGVMHLTLYCSALRFLNEGVMNAVAASLPPRVAHCRSKDVAKILWSFGTLNYKPPNAEEFYSSLINEIHRKMPEFNQYPEHLPTCLLGLAFLEYFPVELIDFALSPGFVRLAQERTKFDLLKELYTLDGTVGIECPDYRGNRLSTHLQQEGSELLWYLAEKDMNSKPEFLETVFLLETMLGGPQYVKHHMILPHTRSSDLEVQLDVNLKPLPFNREATLAENVAKLRLEHVGVSLTDDLMNKLLKGKARGHFQGKTESEPGQQPMELENKAAVPLGGFLCNVADKSGAMEMAGLCPPACMQTPRMKLAVQFTNRNQYCYGSRDLLGLHNMKRRQLARLGYRVVELSYWEWLPLLKRTRLEKLAFLHEKVFTSAL